The Sphingomonas sp. So64.6b genome includes a region encoding these proteins:
- a CDS encoding acetyl-CoA C-acetyltransferase produces the protein MAEAYIVDAVRTAGGRRGGKLAGTHPVDMAAHVLDQLIERTGLDGAAVDDVIMGCVSQGGQQAGQVGRNAVLAAKNLPDSVPAVSIDRQCGSSQQAIQFAAQAVLSGTQDIVIAAGVESMTRVPMGSTAMLHMKEGLGNYRSPRLEAKYPGIMFSQFMGAEMIVKKHGFNREQLDTFALESHKRAIAATESGAFEREIVAIDVETPDGIESHRRDEGIRYDATLESIGSVKLLQEGGAISAANASQICDGASAVMIVSEAALKEHGLTPIARIVNLTVTGGDPVIMLEEPLFATDRALKRAGMKIEDIDLYEVNEAFAPVPLAWLKHVGADPAKLNVNGGAIALGHPLGASGTKLMATLVNALRTRGKRYGLQTMCEGGGIANVTIVERL, from the coding sequence ATGGCCGAGGCATATATCGTGGATGCGGTTCGCACCGCCGGCGGCAGGCGCGGCGGCAAGCTTGCCGGCACGCATCCGGTCGACATGGCGGCGCATGTCCTCGACCAGTTGATCGAGCGCACGGGACTTGACGGCGCGGCGGTCGACGACGTGATCATGGGCTGTGTCAGCCAGGGCGGCCAGCAGGCCGGTCAGGTCGGTCGCAACGCCGTGCTTGCCGCGAAGAACCTGCCCGACAGCGTGCCCGCCGTATCGATCGACCGTCAGTGCGGGTCATCGCAACAGGCAATCCAGTTCGCTGCCCAGGCGGTCTTGTCGGGCACGCAGGACATCGTCATCGCCGCCGGCGTGGAAAGCATGACGCGCGTGCCGATGGGATCGACCGCGATGCTCCACATGAAGGAAGGGTTGGGCAATTATAGGTCGCCGCGCCTGGAAGCGAAATATCCCGGCATCATGTTCAGCCAGTTTATGGGCGCGGAGATGATCGTCAAGAAGCACGGCTTCAACCGCGAGCAACTCGACACATTCGCATTGGAAAGCCACAAGCGCGCGATCGCCGCGACCGAAAGCGGCGCGTTCGAGCGCGAGATCGTTGCCATCGATGTCGAAACGCCCGACGGGATCGAAAGCCATCGCCGCGACGAAGGCATCCGCTACGACGCGACGCTCGAATCGATCGGTTCGGTGAAGCTGCTGCAGGAAGGCGGCGCGATCTCCGCCGCGAATGCCAGCCAGATCTGCGACGGCGCGAGCGCAGTGATGATCGTCAGTGAGGCCGCGCTCAAGGAGCATGGCCTCACCCCGATCGCACGCATCGTCAACCTGACGGTGACCGGCGGCGATCCGGTGATCATGCTCGAGGAGCCGCTGTTCGCGACCGACCGGGCGCTGAAGCGCGCAGGCATGAAGATCGAGGATATCGACCTGTATGAGGTCAACGAAGCGTTCGCCCCGGTGCCGCTCGCCTGGCTCAAGCATGTCGGCGCCGACCCCGCCAAGCTCAACGTCAATGGCGGCGCGATCGCGCTCGGCCATCCGCTCGGCGCGTCGGGCACCAAGCTGATGGCAACCCTGGTCAACGCGCTGCGCACGCGCGGCAAGCGTTACGGCCTGCAGACGATGTGCGAAGGTGGTGGCATCGCCAATGTGACGATCGTCGAACGGCTTTAA
- a CDS encoding nitroreductase family protein → MKVSEAVAARRSVRGFLDTPVDAELLRDVVTKAARAATGGNLQPWHVDLLSGAPLAELKAIVAAKLIAGETEEPAYQIYPAPLSAPYRDRRFAVGEAMYGEIGIPREDRAARRMWFARNFRFFGAPAALFCTVDRQMGPPQWADLGMYLQNVMLLAVEAGLATCPQECWAMYPGTITSFLGTPAERMLFCGMAIGYEDTEEPANRLRSSRAPEEEWLSVRS, encoded by the coding sequence ATGAAAGTGTCCGAAGCCGTAGCGGCACGCCGATCGGTGCGCGGTTTCCTCGATACGCCGGTCGATGCGGAGTTGCTGCGCGACGTGGTGACAAAGGCCGCACGAGCTGCGACCGGCGGCAATTTGCAGCCCTGGCATGTCGACCTGCTCAGCGGTGCGCCGCTGGCTGAGCTCAAGGCGATCGTCGCGGCGAAACTGATCGCCGGCGAGACCGAAGAGCCAGCTTATCAGATCTATCCGGCACCGCTCTCCGCCCCCTATCGCGACCGTCGCTTCGCGGTCGGTGAGGCGATGTATGGGGAGATCGGCATTCCGCGTGAGGACAGGGCGGCACGGCGCATGTGGTTCGCGCGCAACTTTCGGTTCTTCGGCGCGCCGGCCGCCCTGTTTTGCACCGTCGACCGTCAGATGGGGCCGCCGCAATGGGCCGATCTCGGCATGTATCTGCAGAATGTCATGCTGCTGGCGGTCGAAGCGGGGCTTGCGACCTGTCCGCAGGAATGCTGGGCGATGTATCCCGGGACGATCACGTCGTTCCTCGGCACGCCGGCCGAGCGCATGCTCTTTTGCGGCATGGCGATCGGTTATGAAGATACAGAAGAGCCCGCCAACCGCTTGCGCAGTTCACGGGCTCCGGAAGAGGAATGGCTGTCGGTACGGAGCTAA
- a CDS encoding DEAD/DEAH box helicase — MSFAHLGLAEPLVRALEAKGYTTPTPIQKQSIPTLLEGRDLLGIAQTGTGKTAAFVLPSIQRLVNEEKRVLPTHCRMLVLAPTRELASQIADSARDYGKFSKMSVATVFGGTSINKNRQDMARGVDILVATPGRLLDLIEQRFVSLATLEILVLDEADQMLDLGFIHALRKIVRMLPKQRQTLFFSATMPNAIRELADQFLKDPVTVKVAPVSTTAERVDQHVTFINQAEKQALLTILLRDEAVERALVFTRTKHGADRVVKLLGHAGIAANAIHGNKSQPQRERALAEFKAGKAKVLIATDIAARGIDVTGVSHVFNFELPNVPEQYVHRIGRTARAGASGVAISFCASDERPYLRDIEKLTRVKPNVMELPEGFTAEAAKIKANRPAGADDERRRDDSGRHRAPPRATHAARPTGQRAEGAGRPGGGRPEGAGRPAGGHRPGGPGRSGGNAGRPAGGGPRRQHSGGGRRSPAA, encoded by the coding sequence ATGTCTTTCGCACATCTCGGCCTTGCCGAACCCCTGGTCCGCGCTCTCGAAGCAAAGGGCTACACCACCCCCACCCCAATCCAGAAGCAGTCGATCCCGACTCTCCTCGAAGGCCGCGACCTGCTCGGCATCGCGCAGACCGGCACCGGCAAGACCGCCGCATTCGTGCTGCCGTCGATCCAGCGTCTGGTCAACGAAGAGAAGCGCGTGCTGCCGACGCATTGCCGCATGCTCGTACTCGCCCCGACGCGCGAACTGGCCAGCCAGATCGCCGATAGCGCGCGCGATTACGGGAAGTTCTCCAAAATGTCGGTCGCGACCGTGTTCGGCGGCACCAGCATCAACAAGAACCGTCAGGACATGGCACGCGGCGTCGACATTCTGGTCGCCACGCCGGGCCGCCTGCTCGACCTGATCGAGCAGCGCTTCGTCAGCCTGGCGACGCTGGAGATCCTCGTCCTCGACGAAGCCGACCAGATGCTCGACCTGGGCTTCATCCATGCGCTGCGCAAGATCGTCCGGATGCTGCCCAAGCAGCGCCAGACCCTGTTCTTCTCGGCGACGATGCCCAACGCGATCCGCGAGCTGGCCGACCAGTTCCTCAAGGATCCGGTGACCGTCAAGGTCGCGCCGGTTTCGACTACCGCCGAGCGCGTCGACCAGCATGTCACCTTCATCAACCAGGCCGAGAAGCAGGCGCTGCTGACCATCCTGTTGCGCGACGAAGCCGTCGAGCGAGCGCTGGTGTTTACCCGCACCAAGCATGGCGCCGACCGCGTCGTGAAGCTGCTTGGCCATGCCGGGATCGCCGCCAACGCGATCCATGGCAACAAGAGCCAGCCGCAGCGCGAGCGGGCGCTGGCCGAGTTCAAGGCGGGCAAGGCCAAGGTGCTGATCGCGACCGATATCGCCGCGCGCGGTATCGACGTGACTGGCGTCAGCCATGTGTTCAACTTCGAACTGCCCAATGTGCCCGAGCAATATGTCCACCGCATCGGCCGGACCGCACGGGCCGGCGCGAGCGGCGTGGCGATCAGCTTCTGCGCGAGCGACGAGCGGCCATATCTGCGCGACATCGAGAAGCTGACGCGGGTCAAGCCCAACGTGATGGAATTGCCCGAGGGCTTCACCGCAGAGGCGGCGAAAATCAAGGCCAACCGCCCGGCCGGTGCCGATGACGAGCGCCGCCGCGACGACAGCGGCCGTCACCGCGCGCCGCCGCGCGCAACGCATGCCGCGCGTCCGACCGGTCAGCGCGCCGAGGGTGCCGGTCGTCCAGGTGGTGGCCGTCCCGAGGGTGCGGGTCGTCCGGCTGGCGGCCATCGTCCCGGTGGCCCGGGCCGTTCCGGCGGCAATGCCGGCCGTCCTGCGGGCGGCGGTCCACGCCGCCAGCATTCGGGCGGCGGACGTCGTTCGCCAGCGGCTTGA
- a CDS encoding class I SAM-dependent methyltransferase has product MMALDRAAFYDAELHRHQEHFRAALKIGLQDRVLDIGCGGGQSTRDAARAAAEGSVLGVDVAEDMLEIARRRSAKAGLHNAAFELGDAQVYRFPAAYFDLCISRFGTMFFADPVAAFTNIGQAMRPGARLVMMVWQGRKQNEWAIAIQQALAPARTSSTQASPAFSLADRAVTSRILTAAGFASIDFAEVHEPVFYGPNVDAAHDAVVELFMQDSFTDTHSTADKAHQRLRALLDVHATADGVLFDSRAWIVTARRV; this is encoded by the coding sequence ATGATGGCTTTGGATCGCGCAGCTTTTTACGATGCTGAATTGCACCGGCACCAGGAACATTTTCGAGCCGCCCTCAAGATCGGTCTGCAGGATCGCGTGCTCGATATCGGCTGCGGCGGAGGGCAATCCACCCGGGATGCTGCCCGCGCCGCGGCGGAGGGAAGCGTGCTCGGCGTGGATGTGGCGGAGGACATGCTCGAAATTGCGCGCCGGCGCAGTGCGAAGGCGGGACTTCACAACGCCGCCTTCGAGCTGGGCGACGCGCAGGTGTATCGCTTTCCGGCGGCGTATTTCGACCTGTGCATCAGTCGTTTCGGGACGATGTTCTTCGCCGATCCGGTCGCCGCCTTCACTAATATCGGCCAGGCGATGCGCCCCGGCGCTCGTCTCGTAATGATGGTGTGGCAGGGTCGTAAGCAGAATGAATGGGCGATCGCCATCCAGCAGGCGCTGGCGCCGGCCCGAACCTCTTCGACACAGGCAAGCCCAGCATTTTCGCTCGCCGATCGGGCGGTCACCTCGCGCATTTTGACCGCAGCAGGCTTCGCCTCGATCGACTTTGCCGAGGTCCATGAACCGGTCTTTTACGGACCGAACGTCGATGCGGCGCACGACGCGGTGGTCGAGCTGTTCATGCAGGACAGCTTTACCGATACGCACTCGACAGCGGACAAAGCCCACCAACGGCTACGCGCCTTGCTGGATGTGCACGCGACCGCCGACGGAGTCCTATTTGACTCTCGTGCCTGGATTGTGACCGCGCGCAGGGTATAG
- a CDS encoding glutathione S-transferase N-terminal domain-containing protein, with product MILFFAPEFSSLADHIALLEAGITFELSEVDLDSKRLGDGSSYLAVNPKGQVPALRFDDGEVLTENVAILAWIADRAAHLAPAGALGNYRMLEMLSCIASEIHKRFPIYFSLPEEAREAVGDDIVRWFGYLCPRLQHGYLFGETFGVVDAYLFAMARGALAMELPLGDAYRDYVARVEARPAVQAALRRERGKAQ from the coding sequence ATGATATTGTTCTTCGCACCAGAATTCAGCAGCCTTGCCGACCATATCGCGCTGCTCGAGGCCGGAATTACGTTCGAGCTCTCCGAGGTCGATCTCGATTCAAAGCGTCTCGGCGATGGCAGCAGCTATCTCGCCGTCAATCCGAAAGGACAGGTGCCCGCGTTGCGCTTCGACGATGGCGAGGTGCTGACGGAGAATGTGGCGATCCTCGCCTGGATTGCCGACCGCGCCGCGCATCTCGCGCCGGCGGGGGCGCTCGGCAATTACCGGATGCTGGAGATGCTGAGCTGCATTGCCAGCGAGATTCACAAGCGCTTTCCGATCTATTTCTCGCTTCCCGAGGAGGCGCGCGAGGCGGTCGGCGACGATATCGTACGATGGTTCGGTTATCTCTGCCCGCGGCTCCAGCACGGTTATCTGTTCGGCGAGACGTTCGGCGTGGTCGATGCCTATCTGTTCGCGATGGCGCGTGGCGCACTGGCGATGGAATTACCGCTGGGCGATGCGTATCGCGACTATGTGGCGCGCGTCGAAGCGCGGCCTGCAGTGCAGGCGGCGCTGCGCCGTGAGCGTGGAAAGGCGCAATGA
- a CDS encoding MFS transporter, translated as MAMRKLISLAGSIAVIGANSLALSPIAGTVAHSFAGADAPDVMNAAVIYGLATAASALLLAPTIDRVGHRAALIRSLLVLTAGLVLSAFAPNLVVFCLAQALAGLAAGCALPAIYALSALVAEKGRESETLGWVLTGWTVSLVLGVSLSAIIADFIHWRLVFALLAVAAGGLVAKAGRSRDLAFPLPSSALSLRANSPLTALRVPGIAPALLTVATYMTAFYGLYAYLGPHLTGPLQLSTTMAGLAPAAYGLGFGVAAFADRLLDRYGSAATAPVAFMGLGLVYFALAAASDHAAILIILCLVWGVANHIGLNLIVGWLTALDGQLRGAILGLYSAVTYLAVSAGAFFYRPLFGQFGFTGCALASACCIAPALALSLQRRSGFPSLVRGNGG; from the coding sequence ATGGCAATGCGCAAGCTAATCTCGTTGGCCGGATCGATCGCGGTGATCGGTGCAAACTCGCTGGCGTTGAGCCCGATCGCTGGCACGGTCGCGCACTCCTTTGCCGGCGCTGATGCGCCGGACGTGATGAATGCCGCCGTGATCTACGGCCTTGCGACCGCCGCAAGTGCGTTGCTGCTCGCTCCCACGATCGATCGGGTCGGGCACCGGGCGGCGCTCATCCGCTCGCTATTGGTTCTGACGGCGGGGCTCGTCTTGTCGGCCTTCGCGCCAAACCTGGTCGTGTTTTGCCTTGCTCAGGCGCTTGCGGGGCTGGCGGCGGGATGTGCGCTGCCGGCGATCTACGCTTTATCGGCGCTGGTTGCCGAGAAAGGACGCGAGAGCGAGACGCTGGGATGGGTCCTCACCGGATGGACCGTCAGCCTGGTGCTCGGCGTCAGCCTGTCCGCCATTATCGCCGATTTCATCCATTGGCGCCTTGTATTCGCTTTGCTTGCGGTCGCGGCCGGCGGGCTGGTCGCGAAGGCTGGCCGTAGCCGGGACCTGGCTTTCCCGCTTCCGTCCTCCGCTCTTTCGCTGCGCGCGAATTCACCGCTAACCGCGCTACGCGTGCCGGGCATCGCCCCAGCGCTGCTGACGGTCGCCACTTATATGACCGCCTTTTACGGCCTTTACGCTTATCTCGGTCCGCACCTCACCGGCCCCTTGCAGCTCTCGACAACGATGGCCGGCCTCGCGCCTGCCGCCTACGGGCTGGGCTTCGGGGTTGCAGCATTCGCGGATCGCTTGCTCGACCGCTATGGCTCAGCCGCTACAGCGCCGGTCGCGTTTATGGGGCTCGGGCTCGTCTATTTCGCGCTGGCCGCGGCTTCGGACCATGCGGCGATTCTCATCATCCTCTGCCTGGTTTGGGGTGTCGCCAACCATATCGGCCTTAACCTGATCGTCGGCTGGCTGACTGCGCTCGACGGCCAGCTGCGCGGTGCGATTCTGGGCCTTTATAGCGCCGTTACCTATCTCGCCGTCTCGGCTGGTGCATTTTTCTACCGGCCACTGTTCGGGCAGTTCGGCTTTACCGGCTGCGCGCTCGCATCGGCTTGCTGCATCGCGCCCGCACTCGCGCTGTCGCTGCAGAGGCGGTCGGGATTCCCGTCACTTGTCCGTGGGAATGGAGGTTGA
- a CDS encoding Lrp/AsnC family transcriptional regulator → MLAANADVSYVELGQMVGLSAPAVHDRVKKLRASGCLRRTVAVLDAAAIGKPLLAFVHVDNTGWCKTAELMAWAELPEVEEIHSVAGDTGMLLKVRCASGLALEALLARLYAMPGIRSTRSYVVLSTYLERTSQAGITDFPEAG, encoded by the coding sequence GTGCTCGCCGCCAATGCGGATGTCAGCTATGTGGAGCTCGGCCAGATGGTCGGCTTGTCGGCGCCCGCGGTTCATGACCGGGTGAAGAAGCTGCGCGCGTCGGGGTGCCTGCGCCGCACGGTCGCGGTGCTCGACGCCGCCGCAATCGGCAAGCCATTGCTCGCCTTCGTCCATGTCGACAACACCGGCTGGTGCAAAACCGCAGAACTGATGGCGTGGGCCGAACTGCCTGAGGTCGAGGAGATCCACTCGGTCGCCGGCGATACCGGTATGCTGCTCAAGGTGCGTTGCGCGTCCGGTCTCGCATTGGAGGCGTTGCTTGCGCGGCTCTACGCAATGCCGGGCATCAGGAGCACGCGCAGCTATGTTGTCCTGTCGACCTATCTGGAGCGCACATCACAGGCCGGTATCACCGATTTCCCGGAGGCCGGGTAA
- a CDS encoding sugar O-acetyltransferase: MARGKQRMSNDNGTRIIPRRTPESAAMVASVKRAMAITPILNRLTFDDADEIRAMFSDLIGNRVDDSFSLIPPFYTTGGENIRVGRNVFINQNCTMYDLGGIDIADDVMIGPNVSIITSGHPVEPSRRRDFVIAKPIVIERNVWIAAGVTIIGGVTIGENSVVAAGSVVTGDILPNTLVGGNPARVIRSIGD; encoded by the coding sequence ATGGCCCGAGGAAAACAACGAATGTCGAATGACAACGGCACAAGGATTATTCCCAGGAGGACGCCGGAATCGGCAGCCATGGTGGCGAGCGTCAAGCGGGCGATGGCGATCACCCCGATCCTCAACCGTTTGACGTTCGACGATGCGGACGAAATCCGAGCAATGTTCAGCGATTTGATCGGCAACAGGGTGGACGACAGTTTTTCGCTGATCCCGCCATTCTATACGACCGGCGGCGAGAATATCCGCGTTGGACGCAATGTGTTCATAAACCAGAATTGCACCATGTACGACCTTGGCGGGATCGACATCGCCGATGACGTAATGATCGGGCCGAACGTCAGCATCATTACGTCGGGTCATCCGGTCGAACCTTCCCGGCGGCGCGACTTCGTGATCGCAAAGCCTATCGTGATTGAGAGGAACGTCTGGATCGCAGCCGGCGTAACGATCATCGGCGGGGTAACGATAGGCGAAAATTCTGTTGTGGCGGCGGGTTCGGTGGTCACCGGGGATATCCTCCCCAACACTCTTGTCGGCGGAAACCCGGCAAGGGTCATCCGTTCGATTGGCGACTGA
- a CDS encoding amidohydrolase family protein, translating into MKRLLLCAVAPLTLIGTATPAAAQSVAIVNAKLVIGDGSAPIERGTVVVRDGKIVAAGAAIATPAGIETVDAGGRWVTPGIVAGFTRMGIIEVDGVSQTNDSGASSSPFHAAIDIAPAVNPKSSSIPLNRAEGVTRAIVAPDNNGSVFAGMGAVIDLGADRDAVTRARAFQFMEYGESGARAGGGSRASAILQFRNALVQARDYARNPAGYADLGKDALLTRADAEALGAVVSGRMPLLIHVERASDILVLLDLKKEMPALKLVFVGAAEGWIVAPQIAAARVPVIASALTDLPASFEQLGSTQSNIGRMKAAGVQVGIGMINDNEARQARLEKQYAGNLVALTKLPGATGLDWNSAFAAISSIPAEAIGMGGEIGSLRPGRRGDVVIWSGDPLELDTAALSVYIDGVKQPLETRQGMLRDRYLVPQEGALPKAYQR; encoded by the coding sequence GTGAAGCGCCTTCTGCTCTGCGCCGTCGCGCCCCTGACATTGATTGGCACGGCAACTCCGGCTGCCGCGCAATCGGTCGCGATCGTCAATGCGAAGCTGGTGATCGGCGACGGATCGGCACCGATCGAGCGTGGCACCGTCGTGGTGCGCGATGGCAAGATCGTCGCAGCAGGCGCAGCCATCGCCACTCCTGCCGGCATTGAGACGGTCGATGCCGGCGGCCGCTGGGTCACACCCGGCATCGTCGCCGGCTTCACTCGCATGGGTATCATCGAAGTCGACGGCGTTTCGCAGACCAATGATTCGGGCGCATCGAGCAGCCCGTTCCATGCCGCGATCGATATCGCGCCGGCGGTCAATCCCAAGTCGAGTTCGATCCCGCTCAATCGCGCCGAGGGCGTGACTCGCGCTATCGTCGCGCCGGACAATAACGGTTCGGTCTTTGCCGGCATGGGCGCGGTGATCGATCTCGGCGCGGATCGCGACGCGGTAACGCGCGCGCGTGCCTTCCAGTTCATGGAATATGGCGAATCCGGCGCACGCGCCGGCGGCGGCAGCCGCGCATCGGCGATCCTGCAGTTCCGCAACGCGCTAGTCCAGGCGCGCGATTATGCGCGCAACCCGGCGGGCTATGCCGATCTCGGCAAGGATGCGTTGCTCACCCGCGCCGATGCCGAAGCGCTCGGTGCAGTGGTGAGCGGCCGCATGCCGCTGCTGATCCATGTCGAACGCGCCTCCGACATTTTGGTGCTGCTCGACCTCAAAAAAGAAATGCCTGCGCTGAAGCTGGTGTTCGTCGGCGCGGCGGAAGGCTGGATCGTGGCGCCACAGATTGCAGCCGCGCGCGTGCCGGTGATCGCCAGCGCGCTGACCGACCTGCCCGCGTCGTTCGAGCAGCTTGGATCGACTCAGTCGAACATCGGCCGGATGAAGGCGGCGGGCGTGCAGGTCGGGATCGGCATGATCAACGACAATGAAGCGCGCCAGGCGCGGCTCGAAAAACAATATGCCGGAAACCTTGTCGCCTTGACGAAATTGCCCGGCGCGACCGGACTCGACTGGAACAGCGCCTTTGCCGCGATCAGCTCAATTCCGGCCGAAGCGATCGGCATGGGCGGCGAGATCGGCTCGCTGCGCCCCGGCCGGCGCGGCGATGTGGTGATCTGGAGCGGCGACCCGCTCGAACTCGATACGGCTGCGCTCTCGGTTTATATCGATGGGGTCAAACAACCGCTCGAGACGCGCCAGGGCATGCTGCGCGATCGCTATCTGGTGCCGCAGGAGGGAGCATTGCCCAAGGCGTATCAGCGCTGA
- a CDS encoding amidohydrolase: MACAMAALLSACATDANADKPKSASDSAPRKSLSHDPYPSTYKAYPGTPTVITNVTIFDGEGGTFSNGSVLFADGKIVALGASDFTVPEGATVVDGTGKVVTPGIIDIHSHLGDYPSPGVEANSDGNEATGPITADVWAEHSVWPQDPGFSRALTNGGVTTLQILPGSANLMGGRSVVLKNVYARTMQGMKFPGAPYGLKMACGENPKRVYGGKGRQPSTRMGNIAVDRQTWAKAVEYKRKWDKYEKEGGDAPTRDIAMDTLRGVLDGEILVQNHCYRADEMAIVMDMAKEFGYHVAAFHHAVEAYKIGDLLKQNGTCAAVWADWWGFKMESYDAISENLALLQKAGACAMIHSDDENGIQRLNQEVAKALAAGRRAGIDISDAVAWEWLTINPAKALGIADRTGSLKPGKMADVVLWNGNPFSVYSRPEKVWIDGALLYDANNPKLRPVSDFELGQPGAGDVK; encoded by the coding sequence ATGGCCTGTGCGATGGCCGCTCTGCTCTCGGCCTGCGCCACCGACGCCAATGCCGACAAGCCGAAGAGCGCAAGCGACTCCGCACCACGCAAAAGCCTCAGCCACGATCCCTATCCCTCGACCTACAAAGCCTATCCCGGCACCCCGACGGTGATCACCAATGTCACCATCTTCGATGGCGAGGGCGGCACCTTCAGCAACGGATCGGTACTGTTCGCCGACGGCAAGATCGTCGCATTGGGCGCGTCCGACTTCACCGTGCCCGAAGGCGCGACGGTGGTCGATGGCACCGGCAAGGTCGTGACGCCCGGTATCATCGATATCCATAGCCATCTCGGCGATTACCCCTCGCCCGGGGTCGAAGCCAATTCGGACGGCAATGAAGCGACCGGGCCGATCACCGCCGATGTCTGGGCCGAACACAGCGTCTGGCCACAGGATCCGGGGTTCAGCCGCGCGCTGACCAATGGCGGAGTCACCACGCTGCAAATCCTGCCCGGGTCGGCCAATCTGATGGGCGGACGGTCGGTCGTGCTCAAGAATGTCTATGCGCGCACCATGCAGGGCATGAAATTCCCCGGCGCGCCGTACGGCCTGAAGATGGCCTGCGGCGAGAATCCCAAACGCGTCTATGGCGGCAAGGGCCGCCAGCCCTCGACCCGGATGGGCAATATCGCGGTCGATCGCCAGACTTGGGCCAAGGCGGTCGAGTATAAGCGCAAATGGGACAAGTACGAGAAGGAGGGCGGCGACGCACCGACCCGCGACATCGCGATGGACACGCTGCGCGGCGTGCTCGACGGCGAAATCCTCGTCCAGAATCACTGCTACCGCGCCGACGAAATGGCCATCGTCATGGATATGGCCAAAGAGTTCGGCTATCATGTCGCCGCGTTCCACCATGCGGTCGAGGCCTATAAGATCGGCGACCTGTTGAAGCAGAACGGCACTTGCGCGGCGGTCTGGGCCGACTGGTGGGGCTTCAAGATGGAAAGCTATGACGCGATCAGCGAGAATCTCGCGCTGCTGCAAAAGGCTGGCGCCTGCGCGATGATCCATAGCGACGACGAGAACGGCATCCAGCGTTTGAACCAGGAAGTCGCTAAGGCGCTGGCCGCCGGGCGGCGCGCGGGGATCGACATTTCGGACGCCGTGGCGTGGGAATGGCTGACGATCAACCCGGCAAAGGCGCTCGGCATCGCTGACCGCACCGGTAGCCTGAAGCCGGGCAAGATGGCCGATGTCGTGCTGTGGAACGGCAATCCGTTCAGCGTCTATTCGCGCCCTGAAAAGGTCTGGATCGATGGCGCCCTGCTGTACGATGCGAACAATCCGAAACTCCGGCCGGTGTCCGATTTCGAGCTTGGCCAGCCCGGCGCGGGAGATGTGAAGTGA
- a CDS encoding NTP transferase domain-containing protein — MNRITTAVLLAAGAGTRLRSAAESKPLCVVGGKPLIDHAIERMASAGIARIIVTTGYRAEAIEAHLASRDWPVTVETALTADWRQPNGVSALAAAPLLAGDATLLAMCDHLADPKLYARMADTGAGDGLNLGIDRRLGHPWVDPDDVTFVATEGDRIVAIGKGMAPHDCYDTGVFAVGAPFFAALENLAEPSITDAVRLLAADRAAGVVDCSDIDWIDVDDPKALAAAEAWLAGD, encoded by the coding sequence GTGAATCGAATCACGACGGCGGTACTGCTCGCGGCGGGTGCCGGCACCCGCCTGCGATCGGCCGCCGAGTCCAAACCACTCTGCGTCGTGGGCGGAAAACCGCTGATCGACCATGCGATCGAACGCATGGCATCAGCGGGGATCGCCCGAATTATCGTCACGACCGGTTACCGTGCCGAAGCGATCGAGGCGCATCTTGCGTCGCGTGACTGGCCGGTCACCGTCGAGACCGCGCTGACCGCCGACTGGCGTCAGCCCAACGGTGTGTCCGCACTAGCCGCCGCACCGTTGCTGGCGGGCGACGCTACATTGCTGGCGATGTGCGACCATCTGGCCGATCCGAAGCTCTACGCGAGAATGGCCGATACGGGCGCGGGCGACGGGCTCAATCTCGGCATCGATCGCCGGCTCGGGCATCCCTGGGTCGACCCCGATGACGTGACTTTCGTCGCCACTGAGGGCGACCGAATCGTCGCGATCGGCAAGGGCATGGCGCCGCATGATTGCTACGACACCGGCGTGTTCGCGGTCGGGGCGCCGTTCTTCGCCGCGCTCGAAAACCTGGCCGAGCCGTCGATCACCGACGCGGTACGCTTGCTCGCCGCCGATCGCGCCGCGGGCGTGGTCGATTGCAGCGATATCGACTGGATCGATGTCGACGATCCCAAGGCGCTTGCCGCCGCCGAAGCCTGGCTCGCCGGCGACTGA